Within the Gaiellales bacterium genome, the region CGCTACAGGATCGCTATATGCGTTGTAGGCCGCCGCGATGAGGCCGCCGGCAAGGATCATCCCGGCAGTTGGCAGCACGTACGTGAGCCAACCGCCGTAGTACTTCCGCCACTCCTCCGCGGGCTTTCCCCGCAGCCCATACATAACGAGGAGTTCCGGGACGACTCCGCCCAAGAGGCCAAACACGAATACTGCCCAGGTGCTGGTGCCCGCCATGCGGCAGGAGATACTACCCCCAGCGGGACAACGCCGCACGCAAAACGAGCAGAAGTTCTTTACCGCCGATCCCGTGGTGGGCAGACGTGAAGACCTGCTTGCCGTCCTGGTTCGCGGCTGGAACGCGACGTGCGAGGTCTGGCTTCTGCTCGAGGAAGTCAGCGACCTTCTCGGGCGGCAGGTCGACGCGCGACGCTAGCTCGTCCGCTGTCCAATACTTCGGCAGCTCCTCGATCGCGTCCTCAAGTTTGCGTTCAGCTACGGGGGTCATTCGTTCCACTCCATCCCAAGTGTCCAGGCAAAATCCAAAAACACCAGCCCCAACCGGGGCATATTGCTAACTCGACTCCGCTTGCGCCGACCCGCGAGCGAGCCGATAGAAGCTACCACAGAGAAGACTCCCCAGAACGGGTGATTCTTCCGATGTGGAGTCCGAATTCCCGCTTGGCGTGGGTTCCGACACATCGTCCTCTCGATGTTTGGCTTCCATAGCCGCGAATCCTGCCAGCTCGACCGGATTGCGCGCATGCAGCACAGTAGTCGGCTCGGCTAAGGACTTCGTGAGAGCGGGGTCACCCATCCGTGGCTCGCGTAGCTCTCTCCTGCGTGCACACCGGGTGCACACCGCACCAGCATTCCGCGACGCCTACCACGTTGGCGGGCATGGAGAAAAGCGGTTTCGGCATGGTTACGCGGCTGGGATTATTCCCTGCCGGAAGCGGAACACCCGGTCGGGATCCCAGGTGCGCTTGATCGACCGCAGGCGGGGCAGATTGGTCGCGTAGTAGGCCTGCTGCCAGCCGTGCAGGCCGGGATCTATGTAGTTCTGGTACGCCTGCCCGGACGTGTGCGGGGCGAGGCCGGAGGCGAGGCCGTCGAGCCAGGCGTTCGCCGCCGTGCCCTGGCCGGCCGATCCCCAGTAGGCCAGCATCTGGGCCGAGTAGAGCTGGTCGCGGTGCACGAACGCGGTCGCGTCGGGCGCGACCCGGTTGAGCGCGCCGCCGTAGGGGTCGAGCAGCACCGCGCCGGAGCCGACGCCCGCCGCCTGGCGGCTCTCGATGGCGCGGACGATCGTGCCGGCGCCGGCGGATCCGAGCGGCGTCGAGAAGTAGGCGGATCGCGCGGCGAAGCTGGACGGCTGGATGGTGCGGCAGGCGGCCGCCGACTCGCCGGCGCAGCCGGCCCAGATCTGCTGGACGTCCAGATACGTGCCCGACCCGGTCGAGAGCGACGCACCCGCGACGGCCGTGATCGGCGCCATGGCGGAGCGAAGCGCGGCCTCGCTGCCGCCGAGCAGCTGCCCGAACACGCGCACCTGCGGTGAGGACGTGCCGGTCTCGATCGCGCAGATCAGGTAGAGGCCGTCGGGGCCGTGCGGCGCGACGCCCTGCCAGGCGGCCAGCGCCGCGGCGGCCTGCGACCAGGGGAAGTCGCAGAAGCCGTACGCGGCCGTCGAGACGGGATGGGTGGCGAGCGTGAGCGCCGTGACGGCGCCGAAGTTGCCCCCGCCGCCACCGCGGCAGGCCCACAGGAGGTCGGCGTTCGTCGAGGGATCGGCGACCCGCACCCGGCCGTCGGCGGTGACGATCCGCACGGCGAGGATGTTGTCGCAGGTGGCGCCCATGGTGCGGGCGGCGAAGCCGACGCCGCCTCCGAGGGCGAGGCCGGAGATGCCCACGGTCGGGCACGACCCCGTCGGCACGGCCAGGCCGTGCGCCGCGAGGGCGGTGATCAGGTCGATCGCGAGCACCCCCGCACCGACCGTCACGGACTTCCGGTCGGCCGCGAGGCTGATCGTGTTCAGGCGGCGGACATCGCAGACGAGGCCGGCGTTCGTCGAGTAGCCGGCGTAGCTGTGGCCGCCGCAGCGCAAGGTGAAGGGCAGCGACGAGCGCGCGGCGAAGCGCACGCTCGCGGCGACGTCGGCCTCGACCACGGCGCGCGCGATCGCCTTGGGGTGCACGCCGGAGTAGCGCTCGTTCGAGATCACGCTGGCGTTCGCGTAGTGCGTCGTGCCCGGCAGGAGCAGCGGCCCGCGCAGCTGCGACGCAAGGCCGGCGAGGGTCGGCTGACCGCTCGTGCCGGCCGGCGCCGTCGCCGTCGCCCGTGTCGAGGACGACCCGTTCCCCGAGCATGCCGCGAGCGCCCCGGCCAGCGGCAGGGCGGCCGCCCGCTCGAGCAGCTGGCGCCGTCGCACCCCGGGATCGTGCCACCGGCGCCGGGCGGGTTTCGTACCAGCTGCACTACGATCGCCGTCATGACGCTTCCCTGGACCGTCCCGGTGATGCAGGCGCCCGTCGGTCCGGCGGCGACGCCGGAGCTGGCCGCCGCGGTCTCGGAAGCCGGTGGGCTCGGCAGCCTGGGCGCGTCGTGGACCGAGCCGGCGCAGCTGCGCGAGCAGATCCGCGCCATCCGCCGCCTGACCGATCGGCCCTTCTTCGTGAACCTGGTGCTCGCGTTCGACCAGGAGGAGCGGCTCGAGCTGCTCTGCGACGAGGGCGTCCCGATCGTCGCGTTCTCGTGGGGGATCGAGCGGCGGCTGGTCGAGCGCGCGCACGCGGCTGGATGCCTCGTGGTCGCGCAGGCCGGCTCGATCGGCGAGGGTCGGGCCGCGGTCGAGGCCGGCGCCGACGCCGTGATCGCCCAGGGCGTCGAGGCGGGCGGGCACGTCGAGGGCGAGACGCCCGTGCTCGACCTCGTCGCGGCGCTGCGCGGCGGCGTGCCGGTGGTCGCGGCCGGCGGGATCGCCGACGCCGACGGCCTGCGCCGCGCGCGCGCCGCGGGCGCCGAGGGCGTCGTGATGGGCACGCGGTTCCTGGCGACGCCCGAGGCGGACGTCCATGCCGACTACGCAAACCGTCTCCTTGCGGCCGGCCCCGACGACACCGTGCTCACGTTCCTGTTCGACGGCGGCTGGCCGGGCGCCGCCCACCGCGTCCTTCGCAACAGCACCTACCGGGCGTGGGAGGAGGCGGGCAGCCCAAAGAGCGGCGCGCGCCCGAACGAGGGCGAGATCGTGGCCGAGACCGACGGCCAGCCGATCGCCCGCTATTCGGCGGACGAGCCGCACCGCTCGACGACCGGCGATGTCGAGGCGATGTGCCTGTACGCCGGGCGCGGTGTGGGCCGGATCACCACGGTCGAACCCGCCGCCGAGATCGTGGCCCGCATGGTGTCGTAGACTCGGCCTCCCTACGAGAAGGAGGCCGGGAATGCGAAGGATGCTCATCTTGACGACGGCCGTGGCGGTGCTCGCCTCGGCGCTCACGGCGGGGGCGATGGCGCTCGGCTCCGGTTCGGGTGGGATCGTCGCGCCGATCCGGATCCACGTGGTCGAGCACCCCATCACCGACCAGGTCATCGACATCGGCGCGCCCCGCGACTCGCCCGGCGACCAGCTGCCGTTCGCAAACCCGGTGTTCGACGCCGCCAACAAGCACCAGGTCGGCTCCGACCAGGGCAACTGCGTCCGGGCGAGCTCGAAGCAGGGCCGCTGGGAGTGCATGTGGACGACGTTCCTGCACAAGGGCCAGATCACGGTCGAGGGGCCGTTCCGCGACGCCTTTCCGACGACGGTGCTCGCCGTCACCGGTGGCACCGGGGCCTATCGCAACGTGCGCGGCCAGATGATCCTGCACACCCGCAAGGACGGGAACTTCGACTTCATCTTCAAGCTCCAGCCGTAGCGCTGGCGAGGAGACTCTCGGCTCCGGCCCGGTTGTGGCACGGGCCGGAGCCCGGTGATGCGCGCGTCGGGCCCTTGCTCGAAGGCTTCCTGTCGATTGTGCAGGTGACGTCGCGTACGGCGTGGTCGGCCCAGACCGTATGGGGCTGGAGAGCCTCGATCTCAGCTTGCGAGGTGTTGGGCATCGGGCGGTCGTGATGCCGATCCCAGGCACCCGGCGAGCGATGTCACGACTCCAATGCATGCCGTCGGTGCCGCGGCGCGCCTCAGGCCCGGAGTGCGCCTCGGCCCACGCCAGGACTTCGTAGACGCTGCGGGCGCCGGAGATCTCGTGCTCGGTGGCATGAAACGCCGGCTCCTCGACAGGGATCCCTTCCCGGTACACGGCCGGGTCTCGAGAGTCCACCTGACGCACTTCCACGACAGCGAACAAATCACCGCTGGGGTGATCAGCCACCCCGCGGACGGGGGCGTGAGTCACCCGCGAAGGGGTCGCCGTAGCCACTAGATAACACGCCCGCTCGCCCGTACCGTTGCCTTAGTCAGGCTTTGGCCACGGGGGAGGTCATGTTGATGCGGTACGGATGGACTCGCGCGCTCGCGGCGGTCGCGGCGTTTGCGTGCATGTTGGCGGCGCCTGCGGGCGCCGGGGTGACGGCTGCCGCGCAGGCGGCGCCGACGGAGCCGGTCGTCCTGATCGTGCTCGAGAACAAGACGTACGACAGCATCGTGGGCAACACGAACGCGCCGTACATCCAGTCGCTGATCGCGGGTGGGACGCTGTACACGAACTACCAGGCGGCGCCGGGCAGCCTGCCCGACTACCTGCGCATGACCGGCGGCATCGCCACGACGTCGGCCGCCAAGAATTCGGACAACATCTTCAACCAGCTCCAGGGCATCGGCCAGAGCTGGGGCGAGTTCGAGGAGTCGATGCCGTCGGCCTGCTACCTGAAGTCGGGCCCGCTGCCGTACGACCGCGCGCACAACCCGGCCTCCTACTACGGTGACATCACCTCGAAGCCGGCGGCGTGCGCCAACATGGTGCCGTTCACCGCCTTCGATCCGACGCATCTGCGGTCGTTCTCCTACGTCGTGCCGAACGACAACGACAACATGCACTCGGGCTCGAGCAAGACGGCCGAGATCAAGGCCGGCGACGCCTGGCTGAAGGCCCACGTCCCGGCGATGCTGGCCGGCGGCGCGCTCGTCATCGTCACCTGGGACGAGGGCAACCGCTCGAACGAGCACATCGCCACGATCGCCATCGGCGGCTCGGCGGGGCAGGGTGTGAAGGACTCGCACGCGTACACGCACTTCGGCCTCCTGGCCGGCCTCGAGAACGCGTACGGCGTGCCGCTCCTGAACTCGGCGAAGACCGCTACGCCGTTCCCGATCAGCTAGGAACGGACCCGCCGGAGGGGGTCTGACCCCTTCCGGCGGGTGCTACTTCTCCGCCCCTGTGTGCCGATTACGTCGAGGATGGGCACGGCCGAGCGCATCCCCACACGCAGACCCTCACGGCGGTCGACCCGGCCCGTCCTCGGCACCGCGGCTTCGATCGTTGCGGTCATGCTCGGCGTGGTAGCCGCCACGGGATGCGCGCCAGTGTCGTTCGGCGACACCTCCAACCTGCGAGTCAGTGAGGTGTGGCCGTCGCGCGGCCCCGCCGCACACGTCGATGCAGCGCTGATCGTGGTTCGCGTCGACGGCCGGCTGATTTTCCGACGGTTCGCAGCTTTGAGTGAGAAGCGCACCTACTCCGCCGACGACACAGGCCACTACACGATCTCCGCGGCGGTGTACCGGTGCTCGGGCGCATGCCGGGCCGGGAACGATCCACACCCTGGCGATCGTCGCATTGCTCGGTGCTCGCTTCGGGCCGACTTCGAGGGGAGTCGTGGGGCGAACTACCTGCTTGTCGTTCGCACCGGGCGACCGGCGTGTCGGCTCAAACGGGGTGCGACTGCTCGGAACCAAGCGTGATCGCGCAGGCGACCGCCGCGCCGGCGATGCCGAGCGTGAGCGCGGCGTGGACGCCCACGTGCGCGATCAGGCTGCCGCCCGCGGCCGTCCCGCCGGCGATGCCGATCGTCACCGCAGTCGACATCCAGCCGAAGATCTCGGCCTGCGTCCCCGGCACCGCCGCCCGCTCGAGCATGTTGTAGGCGACCGCAATGCTGGGGGCGATCGGCAGTCCGGCGATGAACATGACGACGGCCATCTGGAGGATCGAGCCCGCCAGCAGCGGGGGGATCAGGACGAGCACGAACACGGCGCTGATCACCTGCAGGCGGCGGTTGAGCGGGCCGTTCGAGGCGGCTGCGCCGGCGAGGATGCCGCCGACCAGGCTGCCGGCCGAGAATGCGGCGAGCGTGATCCCGCCCAGCGAACGGCCGCCGTGGCCCTCGGCGAACGCCGGCATCGACACCTCCGCCGCGCCGAACGCGACGCCGTAGGCGATCCCCAGCATGAGCAGGCGGCGGATGCCCCAGGGGACGAGCGCCTGCAGGACGTGGTGGTCGGAGCGGTCGTGGCTCGGGTCGGGCCGGCGGGCGCGGACGGCCGGCGTCGAGGTGAACCCGATCGTGCCGGCGACACACGCGACGCCGGCGGCGACGATGCCGGCGCTCGCGGAGATGGTGGCGGCGAGCACCGCCACGATCAGCGGGCCGACGACGAAGATGACCTCCTGGATGGTGGCCTCGAGCGCGTAGGCCGTCGTGCGCAGATCGGGCCGTGGCAGCATCGTCGGCCACATCATCCGGATAGTCGGGCCGACGGGCGGCGCCAGCACGCCGGCGACGAGGGTTGCCGCCACGAGCACCGGCTCGGCGACCCGGGCGTGCGCGAGCGCGAGCAGTGCGGCCAGTGCCGTCCCGTACGCGAGCGCGTAGGTGATCACCACCGGCGCCGGCGGACGCCGGTCGACCAGCCGGCCGCCGACCACGCTGCCCGCGCCCGACGCCACGGCGTAGGTGCCGGAGACGATCCCGGCCGTCGCGTAGGAGCCGCCCTCGCTGCGGACGAGGAGGACGAGCGCGAGCGCGCTCATCCCCATCGGCATCCGCGCCAGCAGCCCCCACGAGACCACCCGCCGCGCCTCGCCGCCGGACAGCAGCTCGCGGTAGCTGCTGACACCCAGCGCCTGTGCGACGCTCATGCGTGCAGCGGCAGGCGGTCGGCCAACAGCCCGGCGATGTCCGAGACCGAGAGCGGGTCCTCGCCGGTGAGGGTGCGGTAGTCGTCGCTCGTGACGTCGAACTCGCCGGCGCGCAGCGCGGCGTACGACGTGAGGCCGGCCTGGATCGCCCACGGGTCCTTGCCACGCGCCCGCCAGCGCTCCTCCCACCAGGCGTCGCTGGTCGGCGCGTAGCGGTAGTTCTGGCCCGTGACGGCCCACGCGATCTCGGCCAGCTCGCGCATGCTGACCGACTGGGGCGTGACGATGTCGTAGGCCTTGCCCTCGTGGCCCGGCTCGGTGAGCGTGACCGCGATCGCCCGGGCCAGCTCGGGCCGGTAGGAGAAGCTCATGCGGCCCTCGCCCGCGGGCACCGTGTTCAGGCCGTCTGAGTCGAACCAGCCAGGGATGTCGTCGGCGTACATCGAGCTTCGGATCGCCGTCCAGGGCACGCCGGACTCCGCCAGCAGCCGCTCCGTCTCGCCGTGCGAGCGGGCGTGCAGGAAGATCGCGTCCGGCCCGGCGGCCACGAAGGAGAGGTAGACGATGTGGGCGACGCCGGCCGAGGCGGCCGCCTCGATGAAGGAGCGGTGGTGGGGGACGCACTGGTCGGGCCCCTCGTGCAACGACACCATGAAGACGCGGTCGTCCGGCTCGAGCGCGTCGGCGATCGACAGGGGGTCGCCGTAGTCGCCCATCGCGATCTCGGCGCCGGCGATGTCGGGCGCTCGGAGCGGGTCGCGCACGAGCAGGCGCTGGCGCATGCCGCGCGTCGAGAGCTCGCCGGCCACCAGGCGGCCCACGTGGCCTGTGGATCCGGTGACGACGAGCATGCCGCCAGCCTATCCCCGCGCGGGGGCCGCCCGCGTCAGAGAAGCTCGGATTCGTGCGCGCGGAAGATCGCGCCGTAGTCGCTCGCGCCCGTGGCGTGCAGGTCCCGCACCAGCCGCTCGATGCGCGGCGTCATCACGAGCAGGTAGCGGGCCGGCTCCGGCCGGGCGTTCCAGAACGTGTGCGGCGTGCCCCGCGGGACGAGCACGGCGGCGCCGGGTCCGGCCTCGACGAGCTCGTCGCCGACCCGGAAGCCGAGCGTGCCTTCGAGCACGTACCAGGCCTCGTCGTCGGCGTGGTGGACGTGGAGCCCGGCGATCGGCCGGTCGGGGCCGGTGACGCCGCCCGGGTCTCCCCACTCGACCATCACGAAGTCGCCGTCGGGGAGCCCGAGCGGGCCGTCGCGAAGCGCGGGCGCGCGGGTCGGTTCCATGCGCCTGATCCTACGCCTACTCCTCGGCCGGGAACGCCTCGCCGGTCTCGAGCACCGTCTTCAGGTTGCTGAGGATGAACGACCAGCC harbors:
- a CDS encoding FAD-dependent oxidoreductase, with the protein product MRRRQLLERAAALPLAGALAACSGNGSSSTRATATAPAGTSGQPTLAGLASQLRGPLLLPGTTHYANASVISNERYSGVHPKAIARAVVEADVAASVRFAARSSLPFTLRCGGHSYAGYSTNAGLVCDVRRLNTISLAADRKSVTVGAGVLAIDLITALAAHGLAVPTGSCPTVGISGLALGGGVGFAARTMGATCDNILAVRIVTADGRVRVADPSTNADLLWACRGGGGGNFGAVTALTLATHPVSTAAYGFCDFPWSQAAAALAAWQGVAPHGPDGLYLICAIETGTSSPQVRVFGQLLGGSEAALRSAMAPITAVAGASLSTGSGTYLDVQQIWAGCAGESAAACRTIQPSSFAARSAYFSTPLGSAGAGTIVRAIESRQAAGVGSGAVLLDPYGGALNRVAPDATAFVHRDQLYSAQMLAYWGSAGQGTAANAWLDGLASGLAPHTSGQAYQNYIDPGLHGWQQAYYATNLPRLRSIKRTWDPDRVFRFRQGIIPAA
- a CDS encoding nitronate monooxygenase → MTLPWTVPVMQAPVGPAATPELAAAVSEAGGLGSLGASWTEPAQLREQIRAIRRLTDRPFFVNLVLAFDQEERLELLCDEGVPIVAFSWGIERRLVERAHAAGCLVVAQAGSIGEGRAAVEAGADAVIAQGVEAGGHVEGETPVLDLVAALRGGVPVVAAGGIADADGLRRARAAGAEGVVMGTRFLATPEADVHADYANRLLAAGPDDTVLTFLFDGGWPGAAHRVLRNSTYRAWEEAGSPKSGARPNEGEIVAETDGQPIARYSADEPHRSTTGDVEAMCLYAGRGVGRITTVEPAAEIVARMVS
- a CDS encoding dirigent protein, translated to MTTAVAVLASALTAGAMALGSGSGGIVAPIRIHVVEHPITDQVIDIGAPRDSPGDQLPFANPVFDAANKHQVGSDQGNCVRASSKQGRWECMWTTFLHKGQITVEGPFRDAFPTTVLAVTGGTGAYRNVRGQMILHTRKDGNFDFIFKLQP
- a CDS encoding alkaline phosphatase family protein; translation: MRYGWTRALAAVAAFACMLAAPAGAGVTAAAQAAPTEPVVLIVLENKTYDSIVGNTNAPYIQSLIAGGTLYTNYQAAPGSLPDYLRMTGGIATTSAAKNSDNIFNQLQGIGQSWGEFEESMPSACYLKSGPLPYDRAHNPASYYGDITSKPAACANMVPFTAFDPTHLRSFSYVVPNDNDNMHSGSSKTAEIKAGDAWLKAHVPAMLAGGALVIVTWDEGNRSNEHIATIAIGGSAGQGVKDSHAYTHFGLLAGLENAYGVPLLNSAKTATPFPIS
- a CDS encoding MFS transporter, giving the protein MSVAQALGVSSYRELLSGGEARRVVSWGLLARMPMGMSALALVLLVRSEGGSYATAGIVSGTYAVASGAGSVVGGRLVDRRPPAPVVITYALAYGTALAALLALAHARVAEPVLVAATLVAGVLAPPVGPTIRMMWPTMLPRPDLRTTAYALEATIQEVIFVVGPLIVAVLAATISASAGIVAAGVACVAGTIGFTSTPAVRARRPDPSHDRSDHHVLQALVPWGIRRLLMLGIAYGVAFGAAEVSMPAFAEGHGGRSLGGITLAAFSAGSLVGGILAGAAASNGPLNRRLQVISAVFVLVLIPPLLAGSILQMAVVMFIAGLPIAPSIAVAYNMLERAAVPGTQAEIFGWMSTAVTIGIAGGTAAGGSLIAHVGVHAALTLGIAGAAVACAITLGSEQSHPV
- a CDS encoding SDR family oxidoreductase, which translates into the protein MLVVTGSTGHVGRLVAGELSTRGMRQRLLVRDPLRAPDIAGAEIAMGDYGDPLSIADALEPDDRVFMVSLHEGPDQCVPHHRSFIEAAASAGVAHIVYLSFVAAGPDAIFLHARSHGETERLLAESGVPWTAIRSSMYADDIPGWFDSDGLNTVPAGEGRMSFSYRPELARAIAVTLTEPGHEGKAYDIVTPQSVSMRELAEIAWAVTGQNYRYAPTSDAWWEERWRARGKDPWAIQAGLTSYAALRAGEFDVTSDDYRTLTGEDPLSVSDIAGLLADRLPLHA
- a CDS encoding cupin domain-containing protein — encoded protein: MEPTRAPALRDGPLGLPDGDFVMVEWGDPGGVTGPDRPIAGLHVHHADDEAWYVLEGTLGFRVGDELVEAGPGAAVLVPRGTPHTFWNARPEPARYLLVMTPRIERLVRDLHATGASDYGAIFRAHESELL